Proteins encoded by one window of Bubalus bubalis isolate 160015118507 breed Murrah chromosome 4, NDDB_SH_1, whole genome shotgun sequence:
- the FAM170B gene encoding protein FAM170B has translation MKHHLTDRRGEQSPTDQSTLSRASPESTEESVQVHRTGPVKREQLSPPPGPAIPHAENVYFSGKGRGMLSWSSSPSSQSSSEYQSYSQYQSCHSCTYGDQDAAQQSMCAFYTHVKTVQGVAVAWETDSGFEPVTRQPRIREAKFIRRQRRKGSSFEMASNTDLRWELEASKNNTSSEPEDAELLAPLECCLQELRDTPDWLVTTNCGLRCVACCRVFPTLEALLEHAQCGIQEGFSCQIFFEEMLERRRARDQGQEQEPEEEQESASDSSRCPRPRARLPSSQSQTQKH, from the exons ATGAAGCACCACTTGACAGACCGAAGGGGAGAACAGTCACCCACGGACCAGTCCACCCTCAGCCGGGCCAGCCCGGAGTCCACGGAGGAGAGTGTACAAGTGCACCGGACAG GGCCCGTGAAGAGAGAGCAGCTGTCTCCACCGCCAGGCCCAGCCATCCCCCACGCGGAGAACGTCTACTTCTCGGGCAAGGGTCGGGGGATGTTGAGCTGGAGCAGCTCGCCGTCATCCCAGTCATCCTCTGAGTACCAGTCCTATTCCCAGTACCAGTCTTGCCATTCCTGCACTTATGGGGACCAGGACGCTGCCCAGCAGAGCATGTGCGCCTTCTACACCCACGTGAAGACCGTGCAGGGTGTGGCCGTGGCCTGGGAGACCGACAGCGGCTTCGAGCCGGTCACCCGACAGCCCCGCATCCGCGAAGCCAAGTTCATCAGGAGGCAGAGGCGGAAAGGCTCCTCCTTTGAGATGGCTTCCAATACGGACCTGCGCTGGGAACTGGAAGCCAGCAAGAACAACACCAGCTCAGAGCCAGAGGACGCGGAGCTGCTGGCGCCCCTGGAGTGCTGCCTGCAGGAGCTGCGGGACACCCCGGACTGGCTGGTCACCACCAACTGCGGGCTGCGGTGCGTGGCCTGCTGCCGGGTCTTCCCCACCCTGGAGGCCCTGCTGGAGCACGCCCAGTGTGGCATCCAGGAGGGCTTCAGCTGCCAGATCTTTTTTGAGGAGATGCTGGAGAGAAGGAGGGCCCGGGATCAAGGGCAGGAACAAGAgccagaggaggagcaggagagcGCTTCGGACAGCAGCAGATGCCCAAGGCCCCGCGCCAGGCTGCCTTCATCACAGTCACAGACGCAGAAGCATTGA